The following are encoded together in the Magnetospirillum gryphiswaldense MSR-1 v2 genome:
- a CDS encoding dienelactone hydrolase family protein produces MREDEKSLNPDFSRRGFIGTALAATGFAVAAGPVNAQAISTDSTGLAAGPQMIGTLPAYVARPASGSNLPTILVVQEIFGVHEHIRDVCRRLAKLGYLAIAPELYFRQGDPSTVSDIPTLLKTIVAQVPDAQVLADLDAAAAWATSHGGDAKRLGITGFCWGGRISWLYAAHNPKLKAAVAWYGRLVGDASENNPRHPIDIAGQLKAPVLGLYGGGDQGIPLDSIERMRSAAKAAKVKTEIVVYTDAPHAFHADYRPSYRALPAQAGWQRLQDWFKTYL; encoded by the coding sequence ATGCGTGAGGACGAGAAAAGCCTGAACCCCGATTTCAGCCGTCGCGGCTTCATCGGTACCGCCCTGGCCGCCACCGGCTTCGCCGTCGCCGCCGGTCCGGTCAACGCCCAGGCCATCAGCACCGACAGTACCGGCCTTGCCGCCGGGCCGCAGATGATCGGGACCTTGCCCGCCTATGTGGCCCGCCCGGCCAGCGGCAGCAATCTGCCGACCATCCTGGTGGTGCAGGAAATCTTCGGCGTGCATGAACATATCCGCGACGTCTGCCGCCGGCTGGCCAAGCTGGGCTATCTGGCCATCGCCCCCGAACTTTATTTTCGTCAGGGCGACCCGTCGACCGTCAGCGATATTCCCACCTTGCTGAAAACCATCGTCGCCCAGGTGCCCGATGCCCAGGTGCTGGCCGATCTGGATGCCGCCGCCGCCTGGGCTACCAGCCATGGTGGCGATGCCAAGCGCTTGGGCATCACCGGCTTTTGCTGGGGCGGGCGCATTTCCTGGCTTTATGCCGCCCATAATCCCAAGCTGAAGGCGGCGGTCGCCTGGTATGGCAGGCTGGTCGGCGACGCGTCGGAAAACAACCCGCGCCATCCCATCGATATCGCCGGCCAGTTGAAGGCGCCGGTTCTGGGGCTTTACGGCGGCGGCGACCAGGGCATCCCGCTCGACAGCATCGAGCGCATGCGAAGCGCGGCCAAGGCGGCCAAGGTCAAGACCGAGATCGTCGTCTACACCGACGCCCCCCATGCCTTCCATGCCGATTACCGGCCCAGCTATCGCGCCTTGCCGGCCCAGGCCGGCTGGCAGCGATTGCAGGACTGGTTCAAGACATATCTGTGA
- a CDS encoding AAA family ATPase has protein sequence MLSVLVGNIKGGCGKTTIATHLASSFAATGLSTIIADCDRQKSSLNWLKRRDEAAPTITGLDWSKTLGNPPKGIDRLVIDAPAAMHHDDVEDLIAIADVVVVPVLPGAFDQDATAHFLKKLSAVKAVRKNKRVVAIIGNRLRLGAKATEQLDVFFESLGFPVVARLRDSQIYPTTAALGSSVLESRDRRARDYAAEWTPLLDLLARQG, from the coding sequence ATGCTGTCGGTACTGGTCGGGAACATCAAGGGCGGCTGCGGCAAGACCACCATCGCCACCCATCTGGCGTCGTCCTTCGCCGCCACCGGCCTGTCCACGATCATCGCCGATTGCGACCGACAGAAATCGTCGCTCAACTGGCTAAAGCGCCGCGACGAGGCCGCCCCCACCATCACCGGTCTGGATTGGTCCAAGACTTTGGGCAATCCGCCCAAGGGCATCGACCGGCTGGTCATCGACGCTCCCGCCGCCATGCATCATGACGACGTGGAGGATTTGATCGCCATCGCCGACGTGGTGGTGGTGCCGGTCCTGCCCGGCGCCTTCGACCAGGATGCCACCGCCCATTTCCTCAAGAAGCTGTCGGCGGTCAAGGCGGTGCGCAAGAACAAGCGGGTGGTGGCGATCATCGGCAACCGCCTGCGCCTGGGGGCCAAGGCGACAGAACAACTGGACGTGTTCTTCGAATCCCTGGGCTTTCCGGTGGTGGCGCGACTGCGCGACAGCCAGATTTATCCGACCACCGCGGCCCTGGGCTCGTCGGTCCTGGAATCCAGGGACCGCCGCGCCCGCGATTATGCCGCCGAATGGACGCCGCTTTTGGATCTGCTGGCCCGCCAAGGTTAG
- a CDS encoding IS630 family transposase (programmed frameshift): MTWRSGQSYSQDLRDRVLAAVDSGMSAYEVAPLFRVSVSYIYKAQGRRRATGETTVKPRPGRPGQKLAAHLEALQAQIKVEPDATLAELRAWVLAELGVSISVGGLWNTLERLDLSPEKKSAHAAEQERPDVAEGRIAWRAEQPALDPTRLVFLDETGASTNMTRRYGRAPRGQRLLAAVPHGHWKMTTFVGALRHDGISAPFVIDKAMNGAIFLAYVEQVLAPTLRPGDIVVMDNLPAHKVAGVKQLIEARGATLRYLPPYSPDLNPIELAFAKLKSLLRKAQARTINTLWDVIGKLIDLFPPEECANFFAHDGYGRSM; this comes from the exons ATGACGTGGCGCTCAGGGCAGTCCTATTCTCAGGACTTGCGCGATAGAGTTTTGGCGGCTGTGGACAGCGGCATGAGCGCCTACGAGGTGGCGCCGCTGTTCCGGGTGAGCGTTTCGTACATCTACAAGGCCCAAGGCCGCCGCCGGGCCACCGGCGAGACGACGGTGAAGCCACGGCCTGGGCGGCCAGGACAGAAGCTGGCGGCTCACCTTGAGGCGTTGCAGGCGCAGATCAAGGTCGAGCCCGATGCCACGCTGGCTGAGTTGCGCGCCTGGGTTCTGGCCGAATTGGGCGTGTCGATCAGCGTCGGCGGCCTGTGGAACACGCTTGAGCGGCTCGACCTCAGTC CTGAAAAAAAGAGTGCGCATGCTGCCGAGCAGGAACGTCCCGACGTAGCCGAAGGACGCATCGCCTGGCGAGCCGAGCAGCCGGCGCTGGACCCAACCCGCTTGGTCTTCCTTGATGAAACCGGGGCATCGACCAACATGACCCGGCGCTACGGACGGGCGCCGCGCGGTCAGCGGCTGCTGGCTGCGGTGCCGCACGGTCATTGGAAAATGACCACCTTCGTCGGGGCGCTCCGGCATGACGGAATCTCCGCCCCCTTCGTCATCGACAAGGCGATGAATGGCGCGATCTTCCTGGCCTATGTCGAGCAGGTCCTGGCTCCGACCTTGCGGCCCGGCGACATCGTCGTAATGGACAATCTGCCCGCCCACAAGGTGGCAGGGGTCAAGCAACTCATCGAAGCCCGAGGGGCCACCCTGCGGTATCTGCCGCCCTACTCCCCAGACCTCAATCCCATCGAGCTCGCCTTCGCCAAGCTCAAGAGCCTGCTGCGAAAGGCGCAAGCCCGCACCATCAACACCTTATGGGACGTGATCGGAAAACTCATCGACCTGTTTCCGCCCGAGGAATGCGCCAATTTCTTCGCCCACGACGGATATGGACGCTCGATGTGA
- a CDS encoding capsid assembly protein, with protein MYYEDSLPPEPEMPISTAIPEKFRDPATGALRTDALLRAYQELERRMHRMVEIPGDDCSDEQRCAFHRALGVPESPEQYSIEQRHPMLSPDAEVNRLLHQAGFTPKQAQLVYDLAHQRVIPTLEQMAGEFESQRSLERLRDHFGGEAKWAETARQVQAWGQANLSAELYEALSASADGIIAMRAMMNSGEPSMGRTATPREDEPSEDDLKQMLQDPRYWKKRDPAFIAKVSAGFRRLSGE; from the coding sequence ATGTACTACGAAGATTCCCTGCCGCCCGAACCGGAGATGCCGATCAGCACCGCCATCCCGGAAAAGTTCCGCGATCCGGCCACCGGCGCCTTGCGCACCGATGCCTTGCTGCGCGCCTATCAGGAGTTGGAGCGCCGCATGCATCGCATGGTGGAAATCCCCGGCGACGATTGCTCCGACGAACAGCGTTGCGCCTTTCACCGGGCCCTGGGGGTACCGGAAAGCCCCGAGCAATACAGCATCGAACAGCGCCACCCCATGCTGAGCCCCGATGCCGAGGTCAACCGCCTGCTGCATCAGGCCGGCTTCACCCCCAAGCAGGCGCAGTTGGTCTATGATCTGGCCCATCAGCGGGTGATTCCGACGTTGGAACAGATGGCCGGTGAGTTCGAAAGCCAGCGTAGCCTGGAACGTCTGCGCGACCATTTCGGCGGCGAGGCCAAATGGGCGGAAACCGCCCGTCAGGTTCAGGCCTGGGGTCAGGCCAATCTGTCGGCGGAATTGTACGAGGCCTTGTCCGCTTCCGCCGACGGCATCATCGCCATGCGCGCCATGATGAATTCGGGCGAGCCCAGCATGGGCCGCACCGCCACCCCACGCGAAGACGAGCCGTCGGAAGACGATCTGAAGCAGATGCTGCAAGATCCGCGCTATTGGAAAAAGCGCGATCCCGCCTTCATCGCCAAGGTCTCGGCCGGTTTCCGCCGCCTGTCGGGAGAGTGA
- a CDS encoding portal protein — protein MTDVNHPLGPDHQSGHLRQRYRKAKERRATWEAHWQECYDYALPLRDAVLHQPNPGEKKGDRLFDGTAADAVDQLAASLLSELTPPWAQWFGLTAGPDLDEAERQQVAPLLDKVGAILQSHFDRSNFAVEMHQCYLDVVTGGTACLLFEEAQPGEASAFRFTAVPLAQAVLEEGPDGKLDSSFRRSELALAALRQRFPAAQLDPSLIRRGEEDPQARFAVIEAVIPNQRGHYDYAAILEDAGDDDEALLAEGRFGQSPFINFRWLKAPGEIYGRSPVMKALPDIKTANKVVELVLKNATIAVTGIWQADDDGVLNPANIKLIPGTIIPKAVGSAGLQPLESPGRFDISQLVLDDLRGRIRHALLADKLGQADNPKMTATEVLERSADMARLLGATYGRLQSELLTPLILRAVTILRRRGEIPPLLVDGHLVELQYRSPLAQSQAQRDAHNVLSWLSALAQLGPAGMAVVDPAAAAQWLGRAFNIPADLMVAQQNPENVHVQI, from the coding sequence ATGACCGACGTCAATCATCCGCTGGGGCCGGACCACCAATCGGGCCATCTGCGCCAGCGTTACCGCAAGGCCAAGGAACGGCGCGCCACCTGGGAAGCCCATTGGCAGGAATGTTACGATTACGCCCTGCCGCTGCGCGACGCCGTGCTGCACCAACCCAATCCGGGCGAGAAAAAGGGCGACCGCCTGTTCGACGGCACCGCCGCCGATGCCGTCGACCAACTGGCCGCCAGCCTGTTGTCGGAACTGACCCCGCCGTGGGCGCAATGGTTCGGCCTGACCGCCGGTCCCGATCTGGACGAGGCCGAGCGCCAGCAGGTCGCCCCCTTACTCGACAAGGTCGGCGCCATCTTGCAAAGCCATTTCGACCGCTCCAACTTCGCGGTGGAAATGCATCAATGCTATCTCGACGTGGTCACCGGCGGCACCGCCTGCCTGTTGTTCGAGGAGGCGCAGCCGGGCGAGGCCTCGGCCTTTCGCTTCACCGCCGTCCCCTTGGCCCAGGCGGTGCTGGAGGAAGGCCCCGACGGCAAGTTGGACAGCAGCTTTCGCCGTAGCGAGCTGGCGCTGGCCGCCTTGCGGCAACGCTTCCCCGCCGCTCAGTTGGATCCGTCGCTGATCCGCCGGGGCGAGGAAGACCCGCAGGCCCGCTTCGCCGTCATCGAGGCGGTGATCCCCAACCAGCGCGGCCATTACGATTATGCCGCCATCCTGGAAGACGCCGGCGATGACGACGAAGCCCTGCTGGCCGAGGGCCGCTTCGGTCAGTCGCCCTTCATCAATTTCCGCTGGCTGAAGGCGCCGGGGGAAATCTATGGCCGTTCGCCGGTGATGAAGGCGCTGCCCGACATCAAGACCGCCAACAAGGTGGTGGAACTGGTGCTGAAAAACGCCACCATCGCCGTCACCGGCATTTGGCAGGCCGATGATGACGGCGTGCTCAACCCGGCCAACATCAAGCTGATCCCCGGCACCATCATCCCCAAGGCGGTGGGCTCGGCCGGGTTGCAGCCGCTGGAAAGTCCGGGCCGCTTCGACATTTCGCAACTGGTCCTCGACGATCTGCGCGGGCGCATCCGCCATGCCTTGCTGGCCGACAAGCTGGGGCAGGCCGACAACCCCAAGATGACGGCGACCGAGGTGTTGGAACGCTCCGCCGACATGGCCCGCCTGCTCGGGGCCACCTATGGCCGTCTGCAATCGGAACTGCTGACGCCGTTGATCCTGCGCGCCGTCACCATCTTGCGCCGGCGCGGCGAAATCCCGCCGCTGTTGGTCGACGGCCATCTGGTCGAGTTGCAGTACCGCTCGCCCCTGGCCCAATCCCAGGCCCAGCGCGACGCCCACAACGTGCTGAGCTGGCTGTCGGCGCTGGCCCAACTCGGCCCCGCCGGCATGGCGGTGGTCGATCCCGCCGCCGCTGCCCAATGGCTGGGCCGCGCCTTCAACATCCCCGCCGATCTGATGGTGGCACAGCAAAACCCGGAGAACGTCCATGTCCAAATCTGA